CCCTTGTTTGCAGCTGTCTACGCGAGTACCTTCGCGTACATTGCGCTTCGCGCGCTGCATCACCGGCATTCGCTCGTTACGTTTCGGAAGCGTTACGGCATCTATGGAAGCTGCCACCTGATACCGACACTCAACTGGTTCCGCTGGCAATATATTGTGGAGCAGGACGGCAGATTTCAAGTGGGACTAGTCTGCAAAGGCCGCATGGAATCGCAGGAAATTTTGGAGCAGGATGACAATCCGGCCATTCAAGCAACTAGAGGGATGGACGGGGTGCGGGCCTTCCTGCAATTTGCGCAGCGCATCCACGTTTCCTGCAAGGAAAACGAGGATGGCTACGAAGTCAAGTGGAGCGATGTGCGGTTCAGCCACAGGCACAAGCTGTCCTTTGGCGTGGATGTGAAGCTGGACCGGAACTTGCGGGTCATCAGCCAGCGCGCAGGCTATCGGAAGAAGGGCTACGAGCCGCCCTATATTTGAATGCCGGGCGGACTAGCTCCTGAAATCGCTCATCCATCATCAACGTGCAACCGCCATTCATTCGGGTTTAGCGCCAAACCTTCCTTCATGCAGCGTCTCTTCAAGCGGACGTCGTCCGGAAGGCACCTCTCTTTCCCGCAAATCATCGGGCAGCTGATCAGCAGATGCTCTATACCCGATGGCGATCACGCAATGCAGCTCGTATTGTTCCGGGATGGCGAGCGTCTCTCTTGCTTTTTCCGCATTGAAACCGGCCATGGCATGAGCGGCTAACCCCTGATTGGCCGCTTCCAGCGCCAGATAACCCCAGCAGGTGCCGGCATCGAAAGCGTTGTTCCGGTTGTCGCCGCCGTCCGGCTTGAGCTTGTTTGACACGAGCAGCGCGAATGCGGAAGCCTGCTTGCACCAGCGCGTGTTGCCTTCAAGAATAAAGGAAAGGAATCGTTCTCTATCCTCCGACGTCCGGGCGATAATGAACTGCCAAGGCTGCAGGTTGCTGGCCGAAGGGGCCCATCGCGCCGCCTCGAAGAGGCTGTAAAGCACGTCCTCGGGAATTTCCCGGATCTCGAATGAGCGCGGGCTCCAGCGCTCCAAAAACAGCGGAAGAATCGGATAGTCCGGATTGCGCATTTGCTTGATTTGTTTTAGATCTGACATTGCAGGCAACTCCCTTCATTCATTTGTGTCCTTACTCTATTTAAGCAAATAGGAGGGGAGGGAAGCAAATGAAGCGTTCACGCGCTGTTTGCATGCATGTTTGCATAGAAAAGAACACAGCCGCACATCCTACACTACGACATGGACGAGAATAATGGAGGCGGTAAGTATGGAGCTGGATGCACAAGAT
The nucleotide sequence above comes from Xylanibacillus composti. Encoded proteins:
- a CDS encoding metal-dependent hydrolase codes for the protein MDTGSHLLFGATLAGLAMLDPVVAGQPQLAHAVLAGTLIGSHAPDFDTLTRLKGFTAYLKHHRGLSHALPALFVWPVLVSLPLAWIFGVQDGWLHLFAWTMAAVCFHVFLDAFNAYGVQCFRPITRKWVHLDILCLYEPFLFGLHAAGLAAWLVTDWPPGPLFAAVYASTFAYIALRALHHRHSLVTFRKRYGIYGSCHLIPTLNWFRWQYIVEQDGRFQVGLVCKGRMESQEILEQDDNPAIQATRGMDGVRAFLQFAQRIHVSCKENEDGYEVKWSDVRFSHRHKLSFGVDVKLDRNLRVISQRAGYRKKGYEPPYI
- a CDS encoding nitroreductase family protein, with translation MSDLKQIKQMRNPDYPILPLFLERWSPRSFEIREIPEDVLYSLFEAARWAPSASNLQPWQFIIARTSEDRERFLSFILEGNTRWCKQASAFALLVSNKLKPDGGDNRNNAFDAGTCWGYLALEAANQGLAAHAMAGFNAEKARETLAIPEQYELHCVIAIGYRASADQLPDDLREREVPSGRRPLEETLHEGRFGAKPE